In the Castor canadensis chromosome 1, mCasCan1.hap1v2, whole genome shotgun sequence genome, AGACAGGCTGGTTCCTAGTCCTGTCAGTCCCAGTCCCAAGAGGAGTCCAGACAGAAACTGGAACCACACTGTTAGCCAAGGCCAGTTGTAGCGGGTGGCACCGCTCTTCAGTATGGCTTAGGCCAGGGGGTGCAGAAGCAATGAGCAGCTTTGGAGTGAGAGGGCTCAGCTTTTAGGCTATGAAGAACTACTAGGGCCACAGTTTCCATCTGTGAATGAGAAGCTCACCACCCTCCACAGCCAGCTGTAAGAGAATTAATGAGCAGTATGGgtagcattttgttattttagggACCAAGAGACAAGTACTGTTCTTATACCTCCACCTAGCTACATGTTCATTTTAACCACCCTCCTTTTGCAGGTTTTGGGCCAGATGGTTTCAAAGATCCCTCACGCATGGCCTACCATGTATGGCACTCTTACAACAGCCTTCCACATCCACTTTCCAAGTTTAGATGGAACAGGAATATATTTGCTGTTAGATGAGAACCTGATGCCAAGGGTATTTTGATGGCTTTCTGAACAATTGTTCCAAAAAagggtattttaaaaaatcagatttctAAGTTCAGCCCTCACATGCAAGGGCACTGTCGTCCTGCTCACTCATTCCACACCCTTTCTTGGTGCCTTCATTAGCATGACTGGTTGAATGTGAGAATGACAGTAAACTGTAAACTGGAGATAACTTATTTTAAAGATGTACTTGTACACTGTGGAAATCCCATCCCAGCACCTACTCTCTCCCATCATTCTGAATGCCAAAGCAAGGCATTTCAGTGTGGGTTATCTCTCAGCCCAAAGATAGCAcacaaaaaatcaaacacatagTCTAAGGTTAGCCCATGTTTGTCTGACATCACTCTTCAGAGACAAGACTTTGATATGAAACAGAACATTTACTTTCATGAGTTTGCTTTACTGTATTCTCAACTTGGGCCTCGCCTGAAGCAGGCAAACATACATTGAAGAATGCACTTTGGTACTGTTTAAATAACACATCATCCCACTTGATTCCACACCATTTCATTGTGGTAAAAACATCCCTGACAGGGCCTCCCTGTTCCAAGTTCTCTGTCTTTGTCAAAACACTCTTTGTGATGAGTGGAGAAGGGCAGCCAGAAGTGGCAGTTCACAAGGATCCAAGGCCAATCCTCCAATTCTAGTGTAGACAGCAGGCTGAAAAAATTgtaaccactagaccaccagggagTTGCAGCAGTTGACTAAAGCCAATAGACattccattttctatttctagGCGGGAAGGGAAAAGGTTCTGAGGACAACCATATTTGTACGTAGTCAAGAGTAAACAGCACATCAGGcgcaaaaaaggggaaaaaaaatccattaggTGGCATTTAAGCTAATCATTTCCTCTTTTGCATAGAATCTGTTCTCTCAGGACTGTAAATGCTCAGCTGGAGGTCCAGGGTTGGTGCCAACCTGACTCTGAGGGGGGAGCCCCTGCTCCCACTGGTGGCACAGCTTGGAGGGTAGGCAATGCCAGCAACTGCACATCTGGCTGCTGTCATATTGATCTGCACTCGGGGCCAAAAGTGCCTCTTGAGCTTTAACAGCTTGCTGTTTGAAGAGAGGATTGTTTGTTTCTCGTATTGAGTGAGAGGAAAGTAAGACGAATAAGCCTTGCTTTCCTTGGCTTTGTCCAACCCTTTGTGAAGTTGAGACACCAAGAAAGACAGGGAGGGAGCCTGCTCAGAGTTTGAGGTTGCCTTAAACATGATGCAAAGTTGCCACCTTTCTGTAAAGACATTAAGGAAGCATACACTCACAAAGGAGAGTGAGAACATCTTTTTTCCttagaagtaaaaacaaaaacaaaaaaacactgataATACATATAGAACAATCTGCTCATTTAGTCTTAGTGCTTTTTCCCTTCATCCAATTTGACTAATCTTTAAACTGGTGACCTCTACAATATCTCTAAGTCTCTTCTACAGAACAGTCCTCTTCAGAAAGATACAGGACAACAATCATGGGTAAAGATGCAGTTCAGGATCACCCTTAGAAGAAAATTTACTCAGCAGCCTCTTTCCCTAGAATCTACCCCCAAACCCCTTCCCCATAGGCCTGCTTTCTCACTGAGTCAAAAGAATTTATAACCAGCTCTGTTCACTCCAAAGACCAGGTCAAAAGACCACTCTACAGGCTAAGAAAGATTTAAGACCCTAAAGAGTTtccaattttgaaagaaaaatgaagggctGGGTAGCTTTTAACCATTAGTAATTTAAATGATAGTTATTCCAATAAAAAATTATCAGTTCCAAGATTCCACATTTACATTATATCATACGGGTTTTCCCTACATGTGTATACTCAGGAGATACCAGTAGATTTtagttttactaaaaaaaaaaatcaaagtcaaaagctattttaaaaccTATATCATCTGGGTATGCCCCCATTTGCAAGTTGTATGTGTACTGCTTTAATGATAATTTATTCAGACCCTAAAAAACTACAGTATAAAATAGGGCACCAGGCACTGGATCCTCATTTGTTAATAAGAGGGGTGGGGAAGTACAGCTTGGATGATTTCCACACCCATTCCAGCTATCATATCCTATGATTATGATCCagcctttgatttttcttttcgcCCTCTCCTGCTGGCTCTTCACTTCAGTGAGAAGCCAGgcaggaaaaagggaaggaatccCAGGTTGCTGCCAGCTCTGGTGAAAGGTCGGGTTGGAGAAGGGATCCAGAGGTTACTAAGTGAAGGGTGTTCTGCCTTTGACCATGTCAGTGATCCACAGCCTGCCTCATTTCTAGGAGATTGAGCTAAAAGCTGCTCCTGAAAAGGGGTTCCTGTTTTGTAATTACTACAGAAGATTCATTCTCCCTCAATAAAACTGTCTAGGAACTGAAAAGCTATGTTGCAATCAAATTCATAAATACTGATGGGATATGTAAAATGTTCTAGGCAGCTTGATGAGTGCTGGACATCTGAACAGGGCCACCTGAAGAGCACTGCTATAAACAAACGGCCTTCCACAAGACCACTAACATACTCTCCTGCCACACATTCAAATACATTCCACGGGACACTGAGCTCTGACAGCAGGGACTCTCCCCTTCTGTACCCAGGACCTGACACAGGGTTGCACAAGTATGAGAGCTCAGAGACACCTAGCAAATGAACAGAAAGGACGATGAGCACAGCCTTCTGTCACCAGCTTCCCACTGTAGTCAACTGGCCAGTTTGTAATCAGACCATAATTAATTAAGAAGCTTTAGTTTCTGAAGGGCATTTTTCCCttaggagaagaagagaagacatTTATAACTAGCACCTCCTccagggaaaaatttaaaaaacaaatgaagcaatTTAGGAAAGGTTTCCCAGAAAGCCTCAGTCAGActtaagcttttttttcttttttttttaaaggaacaagtAAAGGAGCCAGAGGCTGGGTGTAACATGCCTTGATTTGCTACCAGCCCAACAGGCCCCAGCTTCTTCCAATGGATACAATCAACAGGTCATGAGCATGTTCCCAAAGTGTCTCCTTCGCTGTGGATACAGGGCTGAGAGGCTCCTTCTGAGGGCACCACATTTCTTAGATTTCCTATCAGAATGACTCCCACTTTCCCACCTCTCATAACTTCCcttctaagaagaaaaacaaaatgcatatGTACAAGGAGCACAGTGAGGGCTTCTGTGATTTGTGAGAAATGTTTTGTGTAAGTCTCTCATTCTAGCTCCCCACTCTATTTTCCTGTCTTGTATTATTGCTTTCCCCAAGGAATCCATGTCACAACTCTTATTTGTAACCAACTTCATATTCACAGTCAAGCAACAAGAGATAGAAATTTTTCAGAAAGCTTTCAGGTTTTAGTTATTAAGTatgaaaacatcttttttttttttttgtgagactaaggtttgaactcaggacttcaccctcatcctctactgcttgagccacacctctactccatttttctctggttattttggagatggggtttcacaaactatctgcccaggctggcctcaaaccttgattctcccaatctcagcctcccaaataggattacaggtgtgagccaccacacctggccagaaACATCTTAAAATGCAGATAATAccttagtagttttttttttccttctccaaagCCAAGCAGAGTAAAGATTAAGTCGCTTCTCTCCTTAACCTAAACTGCTCTGCCTATATTTGAAGGACTACTGCTCAGCTGGAAGTGTGGAAAATACCTGTCTATACCATGCTGGACATAACAGTAAGTACATAGGGGATAGTCAATAAGCTGGATCTAGTGTTTGGAATATTTTCTTAGCAAGTAATAGTTTTTTACGCTGAACCCGAAGCCTAAACTTGTTGCTAATGCTGTAAACGTTCTTAAAATGAAAGTATTAACTtggggaaatatttaaaatatatatctttcatctattaaaaatacttttctttttaccaaaaaatcaattccaactgaaagtgttttttaaattactggaGATATAGAAAAAGGTGAGAAGTGGAAAAATAAGTGTCTTTGTTACTACCAATAATATTTGTCTTCCAATAATATTTACTAAGATCAAAAAGGGATGACACAAAATGGCAAAAACTGGTAAGTTTTCTCTATTGAGCATTTAGTAAGGTCACTCTCCCTAGCCTCTGAAGGCCAAGTGCCAGCTCTTCTATTTGGGCCACTAATATGACCTCTAACACCTCTCAGAGGCCGTAAATTGCGTGGGATCTAGAATGAAGTGGTGTGAATATAAAGTGTGAGACTGgcatatgtttttaaaacataatttgcacacatgcacgcacaggGAATACAAACACTCAGCATACATACACTCAGCTGAGGGATGATTCCCAGGCAGAATAGTCACTAAAGACTCCTCGTTATCTCAGTGATGACCACAATGCGCCTGACATCGCTGGACTCCTCTTTGGGAACTGTCCGGGAACAATGAGCTGAAGGAGAAAATGGCTCTGACTACTTCACATTTATAACCCTCTGGATAACCCACCTTTCTTCAAGAGGCTTCAAATAGCTTCTGACTAATtccacatttaaattttcttctcctATACCTCCAAAAGATTAAAGATCTGCCCTGAGAAGAAGGTGCTATATGTACTTCCTTGACCAGTGAGTCTGTTTTGGGCCTCGGCCTCTGCCTTAGTGAACAGAGGAGGTTAGAACAGATAACCATTAAGGTCCCTTGAGTTCCAACATTTTAGGAGTGAGCCTACGTCTCTAGATGTTTCTAGACTTAGGGGAGAATTTCAGAAACATTTTGACCAAAGGCAGTATCACTGGAAAAACTGCAATTCCTGCTGGGGCAACTCAAGGGGGACGGCATACATTGGGGTATACAAGCTCTGGAAGGTTTGTTAAAATGCCAGTCACATGACTATGGTAACAGTTCATACTAAGGGAATGCCAGCCCATCTGAGATTCCCTAAAATCAACCTGATCCCTATTCTCAATGAGCCCAGAAGGGCAGAAGCACCAAGCACCACTAAGGATGCAAAAGACACATGGTGTCAGCTGCTAAAAAGTAAACCCCAAAGGTCCATGGGACTGAATTTACCAGCTGTATCCAGCTAGATACCTTGTTTCCATAGTATGGAgtttcagcattgttctttaCCTGACTTTGGGGCAAGTTTTTTAGGATTTTAGATCAACATTGCAGATAACCACTACCATGTGGAAAGTAATAATGAAGCCCCATTGCAGTTCGTCTCACAGGCTGGAACCCCTAGGAAAACAGAAGACTGTAaatggggaaagggggagaactGCACAGCATATGCTTACACAGCCCATCAATCTTAACAACTTGCAGGTGGGTTATGCACTGTTGGGCACATGCCAATGCCCAGCCAGCTTTCTCTAGATAACCCTGGCATACCCTTGGATTGCAGTTCATTCGTACAACCCATGCGTGTAGGAAATCCATGGGATTTGTTGCCAGGATACTTAGCTTCAGTCTGGGCTATGCCACTTAGTTGAGAGAACCTGAACGTGTGCACAGCAGTTCCATTGTTAAAAATTAGGTCTCTTAGGAAGACCAAGTTAAACAATGTCTGTGAATGTGATCTGTCACCTGTACTGCATGAAtcaaatactgtattttaaaCAGAGAATGTAAATGAACTTTTGTAGAAGCATATGCTCAACTGATTTAGGTAGGTAGAGCTACTTGTGGCAagggcaaagagaaagaatgtaaaaatttatcattttggaCCTTTCAAAGTACTACTACACTgctccactttggaaaaaagaCGAATTAATTTTTTATCTGCAAGGCTGATTTAAGACAATACCCTGTTGAAAGAAGTCAGGAGGTCTATCACTTTGAGAAGGTATCCTCTCTTTCCTCAACCATTTCTAACTCTGGCCATTATTCTCCTGAATAAGGTCATTCCAAATCTCATTCCAAGTGAGTGCCACCAAACTTAGCCCAGAAGCCTCAGAGGTGGGTCACTCCGTGTGAGGAGTGCTTTTGGCCTGGGTCAGGGAGAACAGAGATGCAGTTCCTCGTACTTTATCAAGACCTTGAAACCTCTTAGAACCATTATTAGACAATGTTTtgcaatgaaaagaaacccaatGTGAGAGAACACTCAGCAACTCTGGATAAATGATCAAGGCCCAAAGACCTCTTAAAATAGTTAACACTGTTCATTAAATGCTACTTGGCCCCAGCCATGCTGCTGGACCGTAGGAGATACTGATCCACACTTCCTTTCCGCCGACTCACAGTCCGCCTCTCATTGTCGAACAAGCGCTGTAGCTGCAGAGCCAGCTGCCGGTCCTCTTCCTCTTGCTGCAATTTCTGCTCCATCTCCCGCAGCACTGGGTCTTTTGGGGCCAGACCCCCTTCACTGCTGGTTTGTCGCCGTTTTTTTAGGGAGCCGTTTTGTTCCAAGTGCTTGGTCTTACAGTGTCTTTTCCGGCCCCGACGCAAAGACGGAAGTGGTTCCTCATCTAGGCTGTCTACCAGGACACCATTAGCTAGGTCAAAATGATTCAATGCCTTtagctgtttctttgttttgaggaCCCCACCCAAAACATTGTTTTGGGGTAGTACTGAGTTAACTGTCGAGATTTTCCTGGTTGTGCTTATACAGGTCTTGTCTGACATAGCATCTGGGGTTGACCCTGACCCCTCAAATTGTTGTCCTTCTAAAGAAGCCCCACTGGCTTCTCTGAGTTCTGAAGAATAGCAAGTTTCCAGTGGGACCTCAGTGCTTCTTTTTTTATCACTGCCCTGTTCTACTTTTGTTTGGCTACCAGAGGGGAAATACTCAAGGTCAGTGGAGGTGGGTCCAGTGTACTCGGAGAGCACCTGCCCACTGGACAGCCTTGTATTTAAAGCCAGAAGGGGCTTCTCCTTGCTAGAATGCATACCTTCAGAACTTGGTAAGTCTTCTCCTGTTTCAGGAGCCAGGGAGGTGAGAGTGGCTTTTGAAAGGGTCTTTTTGATCTGCCGCTCCTGAAAGATCTGCTCCCATTTCTTGAGGATCCGTGGACTAGCCTCATAAGAAGTCTGCTTCTGTAGGCTTCTGCTGAGGTTGCGAGGGGTTGATTTGATGATGAGGGGACTCAGTACACGGCCATCAGGAAGTCTCTTGGGAGGAGTGCATGGAGAGCAGACAATGGGCTTGAAATGGTTTAGCTCTTCAGAGATACTGTCATTGCTCTCAGGGCTGATAGAGCGCTCTGGTTTATGCAAGGAAGCCAAGGATGAAAGGGAACTAAAGGGCAGGCGCTTTTCGATGGTTAAGTCAGGGGCTGAGAGGCAGCGGTTGTTTTGAGTGGACAAGAGCACACCAATGATGGGATTGGAGGCTGGAGTCATAGTTGTGAcctggaagaaattaaaaatattacatatacatacatgcatttttttctacatAATTCCTACAAATAGTAGAAGGATAGGGAAGGGACAGACAAGAAAAGGGGGAacgggctggtgagtggctcaagaggtagtgtgcctggctagcaagcatgaggtcctgagttcaaatcccagtaccatcaaaaaacaagcaaacaaatacaagaaaagaggGGAAGGGTGAGATAAACCTAGGAAATGGGAAAACTCCCTAAGCTAAAATATGCACCATTTAACAGAAACTTCTACACACCTCAAACAGCTAACATTAAAAggagggactggcagagtggctcaagtggtagagccattgcctccctagcaagtgaattcaaaccccagtaccaccaaaaaaaaaaaagaaagaaaaatctgagcGGGGAATACCTCAtctagagtttttaaaaaagtttctctAATGGCCTACTACTCTGGCTACTAATTTAAACTTTCCTCCTTCACATCTGTATGTAGAATTCTATAACATGCCTGAGACATACTCTGCCTCTTCTCATCTGGAGTAATTTCCATTGTTGGGTGTAGGGGAAGTTATGGGTGGGGCTAGGGAGCCCAAGGAGCTGAGGTAGAGGTATACCTTGGCTTTATTGGGTGGAGCTGCTCTGAGTCTGCTCTTTACTCTGTCCTGAACTGTGTCACTGCAGCTCTGACTCCTCTGCACTTTAGAGTTTAGCTTCctaaaaaggaacaaataaaaggTAAACAGTCAAAATTAGTCCATATACTAGCTTAGGAAAAACATAACAATCTCTTTTATGCATTCTAAGCCACTCACCAAGAAAGACAATTCCCTTGGGCAGCTACAATAGAAAATGAGTTTATTTGTTAACAAAACACATTCTTCTAAGTGCAAACCTTGCCAAAACAGAAAGAGTGCTCCAAAGAGGACATTTTGTTCAACCTTTTGTTTCCAAAGTAGACCCTGCCTAAAGCACGGCTGTTCTGCCGTGCTTGGCGAGAGGTAGGGAAACTTCACCTTTCTTAATAGGGTAAATACAACATTAAATCAACTTtacaaacaaaattttcttttcatttgaccTAAACCTCTCCTGTAGCAATCTAAATCAGCCTTTCTATGAAGTAAACATTGAAGTACTTACAAAAATGCACAGGAGTGGTATTTTTAGGTAGTGAATCAAAATGAAATGTATAATTCATTATATTTCAGTTTCCAAAGGTCTAAATCCTGGCAATTTAGGGGACTTcaagaacacatgatttttgttttatgtattatattatgACATTACAAcctataaaatacaaacaaaactcCTTACAAATGCCACATTACCCATGTTATATGCTGAAGTCCACTGTACTTTAGCATGATAAATTCTATAAGAGAGCAGTTACTCTGCAGCTACATTTCCCCAAGTGTTTTGTTCTTAAGGGTTTTATAGTTTTGCCACTTACATTTAGGTCTCTGATTCATTCTGAGCTTAATTTTGCATATGGTTTGAGGTTGGGGTCTAACTTCATATCTAGTTGTCCCAGAACCATTTATGAGTCTGATTGTGTTATAACCACATGCAGATAACTATCACCTGCCCTACAGATTACAACTAATTTCTTACCTTTTTTGCCTAATATATGTCTCACCAAGCATTTATCATACACTTACTATATGCCAGATACTTATGCACTATCCAGGCACTGGGAATGTAGAAAGGAATGAAACACACTCTAGGTCTTCAAGGAATCAGGTCCAGTGGGGCAGACAAACCAATCAACACAATACAAGGAAAGGTatgcagggctggcagagcgactcaagtggtagagagcctgtctagcaaacatgagacccaaagttcaaaccccagtactgccaaaaaaaaaaaaaaagtatgcacaaGAGCCAAAAGTCAATGCACAAATATCATAGCATGTACTAACACAAATCTAGATGGTATAGCCTACAACACCTAGGCTATATGGTGTATACTGTTATATAAGCAGCCTGTTGTTGACCAAAAATGTTGCCATGCATCCATAACTATACTGTAatatattatatgaaaataaGATTCACTCTCCTCCACTGGGCTTGTTTCTCTGATTGCAGTTGTTGGCTtacttaaaaactttttaaaactgattttgtaAGTCTAGTCTTTGTCACATGTGGCTTTTCTGTCTATTCTGGTCTATTCTGTTAACTCAGTCATCAGTGATTCAAGAGAGTTCCGTAAATGTCAAGATTCAGGTTTTTTATGAAATCTTGATTAAGCATTCACTTATTTGCTATAAACTTAGTTTCTAGAGTTCCACTAAAGTTAATTTTGACTGTCAAAGGGATGGCTTTTAGAATTCCTCACCTTGCCATTTTTGCTGACATCACCAGGCAAAGTGTCATTCAAGATACAGGCAAGACCTATTTGAATTACTGGGTAAGAAAAGGGTTTTACTATTATGGCAGTGCTCTGAAGCCCAAGAAGTACTTGGAGGGATATGGAGTGACACTAAGAGTCACTAAaatcatgaaagtaaaaatacAGAACATAAACATAAAgctaacattattattattgtcagtgTAGCCTTTGGTTAAGTAAAGAAGCTTCAAAATGCCGGCTCAGAACAGTCAGGAACCGTGAGCTTGGTCATGTGCTTCAAATATACTTTAAATGTCTGTTCCTCATTTGTGTCTCCCCAAACCCAAACATGGTACTTGGCACATAATGAATATCATCAATAAATTTCTCATAAATTAATAAGAATATGTGCAAAACTGTCTCTTCCTTAAGGAAAGGGGGGGAAAATGTCAACATTTATTTGGACCCCATTATCTGTCAGGCACCATGCtaagtgttttaaatatattatatcaCACTGAATCCATACAGATAGGTATGTAATCCCCAAATTGTAGACAGAGAAATGAAGAAcataattttcccttttctatacAGCTGAGGTGAACTTAAAACCATAGTGTATCTTTAGTTCTAAGGCCTATGTTCCTACTGCCACAGCATACTAAAATAACTTAATTTTACTCTACTTTGTCGTAGAAGAGACCTAACACACCTAGGAAAGTGTCTCTAGTTGAACACATAATGAAGTTAGGAACAAGAGAAAGCAGCATTGTCTGAAAGTCAACTGATTAAAAGTTTCTGTTGCCAAGAGATGAGATGGTTTTCTGGGATGTCTAGTTAGACTAAAAATACACCCAACCAACAGTGTGTCTGAGTTACAAATTAAAGCAAGTAGCTAGAAGACTTAATGCTTCTAAAACACTGTTTAAAAGGTTTTGAAtgataatgtataatataaaaatgtgaCATAGTTCACACTCTTGGTTGTTCATTCATTACTCTGTCTCTCACATATCTATACCATACAAGTTTATTAATCATACCCTTTTGGCATATCCTGAAGTCATGCCTtgaagacaaagacacacacacacacacacacacacacacaaaggaaaccCATATCGTTCAGTTATCATATCAGAAATTTTCCATCTCTAGCTCtaagcaaccactaatctatgttttatatatttgccTATCCTGAACATTTGCTAGTATATTCCAAAGTTTCAGCTACCTGTTGTTAACTACAGCCCAAAACTATTAaccagaaaattctagaaatatacaaaattattttgtttgtttgtttggtttgtttttttctggcagtacatgggtttgaactcagggtcttgagcttgctaagcaagcaatcTACAACTTGAAGTACACCTCCAGTACTTtctactttagtttatttttcagacagggtcttgcttttgatgggccagccttggaccacaatcctcctacttctacttcctgtgtagctgggattacagatgtgccccaccatgcctagtttgttttttgaggtagggtctcccaaACGTTTTTGCCCAAGTTGccctcaagctgtgatcctcccaactcTGCTTCCTATGTAGACTACCATATACTTTTTGACCGAGGATAGTAGCACTGTTTTCATAGCTCTAGTCCAAAAAGGCTAGCATAACGCAAAAGGATTTAAGTTTCTTCAAACAGTGGGATAATTAGGCTGCTTCTCATCTTCCTCTGtagtaacttctttttttttttggaataaggCAGcgtacaaattattttaaaaacagaaagcctTCTGTTGCAAAGGCAGAGCATTTCAAGCAAGAGATTAAAATATGGGTTTTTTTGTCATATAGTTCTAACAACAGTTAACTCTAGAGAATACAGGTTTGGAATCAAGAGAGAACTGGGTTCCAatcccatctctgtctctctactgAGCTGAAGTTCTTGGTGAGTCACTTAACCAGAGTGTTTGTGTGCATGCAGACATTTCTGGGGAGGAATGTGGGATGCATCAACCCATCCTACAAGTTGCTCTGGAACTAAGGTGGCCTCTTAACCTCTTGAAACCAGTTTCTTTAGctgtaaaataggaatattatAAATCTTGCAGAATTAATGAAGTCAGTAAAGTACTCGACATGGCAGGGAAAACCAGGAAGCACTAGATAAAAGGCTAGTTCCCTTGATTCTATCCCTCACCTTATCTCCAGGCCTTTCTGAAAACTACCAGAATATTTCTGTTCTAAAATGACAAAGATATTACTGACACCTCTAAACTCTCCTTAATTTCCACATCCATTTTCCTTAAGCGATCATCCTTTTCTAACCAAACTCCACTACTTTTACTATGATCTATCCTCTTCATAAGCACTTGATTTGTTATAATTCCTTTATCCCCATTTCAAATACACACAAATGTACAAGTGCACAACTTGCCCCGGCCATCAGAAAGCCTTGTCATTTCTTTTAACTCATTGCTTTATCTTTTTCTCATACTCTCCTCTCCTTCAATCATTGTTTTGACTACTGCCCACACACAACTTCTCAAgtttaatatttatgttttcacAGAACTTCCCATCTCCATTCCTCATTTCTTCCATACTCCTAACCTCTACTTTATGCTATCTCTAGATATTTCGAttgtagaaaaggaagaaatcttAAATTGT is a window encoding:
- the Rnf169 gene encoding E3 ubiquitin-protein ligase RNF169, encoding MAAAGPSTRASSAAAAAALSRRGRRGRCDEKAAAKTGAPGPASGPALLVLSPPAEESCCAGCLETPGEAAALPCGHLLCRGCAQRAANAAGSGCPRCRARGPGWARRRARDDGQADAEVPGERARRGQPERCRPRRDGGAAAEGPRPEQEPRAAPAEPEFIFRAPIKLSKPGELREEYECLRKLREEKLQEEKTSEDQIHKLLPEDTETGKKKMDEQKKRDEPLVLKTNLELCPARLSDSENEEPSRGQMAQTHRSAFVSKNNSYSLAFLAGKLNSKVQRSQSCSDTVQDRVKSRLRAAPPNKAKVTTMTPASNPIIGVLLSTQNNRCLSAPDLTIEKRLPFSSLSSLASLHKPERSISPESNDSISEELNHFKPIVCSPCTPPKRLPDGRVLSPLIIKSTPRNLSRSLQKQTSYEASPRILKKWEQIFQERQIKKTLSKATLTSLAPETGEDLPSSEGMHSSKEKPLLALNTRLSSGQVLSEYTGPTSTDLEYFPSGSQTKVEQGSDKKRSTEVPLETCYSSELREASGASLEGQQFEGSGSTPDAMSDKTCISTTRKISTVNSVLPQNNVLGGVLKTKKQLKALNHFDLANGVLVDSLDEEPLPSLRRGRKRHCKTKHLEQNGSLKKRRQTSSEGGLAPKDPVLREMEQKLQQEEEDRQLALQLQRLFDNERRTVSRRKGSVDQYLLRSSSMAGAK